In Phoenix dactylifera cultivar Barhee BC4 chromosome 1, palm_55x_up_171113_PBpolish2nd_filt_p, whole genome shotgun sequence, the genomic stretch TGCAGTACCATCATCTTCATCCTCATTGACAGAGCTGAAAGAGTAACATATAAAAGTTAGAAAAGAACTTACTGACCTGCATGCTAAATATACATAGAAAACATATGAACTTTCACGGAATACAACTGGAATTGAATCGATCTGCTCATATACTACAAAGTACTTTAGTACAATGACAATTTGAACAGCAGGTCGATAGATTAAATTTATACATCCATCTTTAATCATCACAGATAGCAGCCCAACAATAATTTGCAgctggaaaagaaaagagggaaaaatgaaaaagaagaaagaaatagaaaGACTACAATGGACAACTATTCTTGGTGGTTATTACAAGCAGTATCATTTCTATGAACTACTACAACTCATTAGTGTTACTGTTACCATCATCATTACCATAAACATCATTAAGTTTTGAAGTGAAAGATGACTAAAGCAAAATAAAATGTTAAAGATTTGCTAAGGTCCAATGGAGAATTAGATGAATGTATGAGAAAGCATAGACAAGCATTAGACAAGTGAATCATAATTGTGGCAAGCATTGAAATTCGAATAAGAAGATCAGCATTAAACCCTTCAAAACAACCTGTCCAGAGAGAGATTTCAGACTGCATTATATCAATACAGACAAGTCTACAAAGCAACCCATGTAAGCCCAATGTAATTGCATCTATAATCTCATTTGACCATGACTCCAACAAGAGTTTTCTATGGTCAAGCCCGGTCCTCCTAATGGAGGTAGAATCTGATACAAGACTTGCTACCAACATGGCTGGAATAAACAAAGGTAATGCTATGTGCATCCCCTATATCTAGCCAAAAGGTAAACAGTATAATTTACCTAATGAGCTTCCATGAAAACTTGGCTTCCAACCAAACTCTAGGGTTTAGGGATGTGCAAATGATAGGTGAAGATGAGGATTTTGAGATAATTAAGACTACGGAATATTAGAAGTATCAAAGTTTCAGCAAGGACAAAGTGAGAGGCAACAGATTGAAATGGCATCAGcacacgcaaaaaaaaaaaagacatggaGACATCCCAACAGAGCGAAGGGTTAGGGATACAAAGGTTAATTTCAAGCTAACAGGGACGGAAGTTACAAGTAATCAGAAAACCTCAAATTAACACCAAAGGTGGCGCTCAGCAGGAAAATAAGTCAAATACAGATCCATAAACAACTCTTAACAGTTAGGGCCAAAATTGTCGAAAGCAGGAGTCGCTGCAGGAACAAATTCGGGCAATAGGTACAGGAAGCAGGTCTCTGAAAAGGATTAGAATAAGGGAATGCTTAGGAAGTGGGTGCAGGCAAGAGTTTCTGAAGCAGGTATGCCACTTTAGGCAGAAATTTATGGCTGCTAAGGTAGGGAAAGGTTTGATGGTCATGGTTATGCATGCAATGATCAgctaaaaatttcttttttggttAGTTAACTCATcaaacttaaaaataaaaaagaaaaaagaaacattgCTGGACAAGCAATATCATCACAAAATGGACATCACTTTGTGCTTGCGATCACAACTATTAATGGTAGTTTGTCTTTGAAATGTATCTTGCTTCTTTCCATCAAATTGCTCATTCACTATCAATGGAAGAATACCCAACTTACCTTTCATAGCAATTTAACTCTATAGCATACACATTGATATCCACAACAACTAAAGCAAAGGATTTAATTTCAAGTTGCAAGTGGGAAGCATAGCTCATAATTCCATGGACATGCCTAATTTGAACCTAGCCCATGCCTGAAACTTGTTCCAATCACTCCACTCACTGCCAAATCAAGTACTTCTCCAATAGAGTTGGACCTGTGCAATAATTCAAACTTGATCTCCAACTCAATACCAGGTGACTGAAACTGTGAGAGTTGGCTGCATTCTGTGTGACGCAAAGGAGTAATGCGAACCAACTGCTTGGATATTAAAGGCCATGCTGCTACAGTTAGTTCCTTCTGGTCAAAATGGAGACGAAAGAGAGTATCAGCTAAGTTCCAAAGGGTTCGGGAACAACTTTCTATGGTAGTTTGTTGGGCAGTCTGGAAGGATAGAAACCGCAGGGTTCTCGTAAGGAAGCAATCATCTGTTTTGCTCGTTCTTCAACTAGCATTAGGTTTGTTCAAGGACTAGGGTCACTAGATAGTTTGACGTAATGTAGAGGTTTACCCCCGATACGTCTTCTCGCTTTCTATGTTGTTATAAATTTCCTGCAGGGAGGGGTTTTTCCCCTCCCTTTCCCCTCAAGAGAAAGTGATTGGATTAAAGAATTCAGTGTATAAAAGTTAATTCCAACAAATAAGTTCAACATTTGTCTatctttttcaaggtatacaacTATCAAACTCTTAGTAGCAGGAATCTTTCACTTAGGATGGCACAACCATATCAGAATCTCTCTACAATATTGTCTCCCCACCCCTCCCTAAAAATTCCcccatctaaattttttttaaagagactCACTTGCACTTAATCTGCTCCTGCACTTGCATGTGCTCGTGGTAACTATGATCGAACTTCTATCCCATTAAAAGATAACTTTATATTAGTAACTAAGTCGATGAAGCATGAATCAAAGAAAAAGTATCATCTCAAATTAGGAGAACTTAGCTTCTGGCTGATTTGCTAACCTTCACTCATGATGGGTCATACAATTGGTTCATTTGATAGATTCCACCATCAACCTTCTTTTACTTTTTAAATgaaattgaaaaatatggaattctatAGCTTGCAGCAAAATGTGTATTACATGTGAATCCCATGCTATGACCTCCCAAAACTGATTCCAATACAAATTTAAATAGAAAACATTGTCATAGAAGTAGGGGTGTCCTAAATATCTTAAATAGGGGCACTTATCCTACTGGAACTCTTTAGAGCAATTGCAGAAGAAAACCATAAAAGAGAGACTTTTTCTAGCTAGAATAGGCTTGTGGTGCCTCAACACCTACAATGACAAGAGAAGTCCTCTCCAAAGTCAATTGAACACAATCATTTTTCTGCAATTCATGCATTCATTTGGTGGTCTAACAACAATAAGATTTCAGGTTACTGCAGACCAGTTCTACTATGCACAAACTTGTCTGAACTTGTCTTTAACTCATTGATCCAAATCCTATACCTCCATCACTAAGCTTCCATTTAATATGTACTTTATGATGAATGTCTACCATAAGATGTCAAAATTGCATCTGTGCTGATACCAAGATTCCATCTGGTACAACCTGCCAAGATCTCTTTAGACAGCAGTGAAGTTGAAAGCATGTCTTCTACGTCCTCTGGGTTGAATCCTATAATATGTACGATCTTCCTTCTTCATAAATAGGTTTTTGTGTCTGATTTCATATGAAAATTTCTCTAGTTCTTCAGCATAATCATGTAACTTCTAAATATGGCCATCTCTTCTAATACTTCACcctcattcaagaatcaaaagtatTATGAACAACTTCATTAGGAAGAAGCTCTTAATTAACAATATATGGCCCTCGAATAAAGACTTCATCTTTAGTCTTGGTTTTTGTTAGGATCTTCATCTAAGTGCACATGTTTGGATAACATGAACACTATTTTTACCAAAGAGACATGTTGAGAAGATGGCTTTATATTGTCAAGGAGATGAGACAAGACGAACTCTTTCAGTAAAGTAAAGAAATGCAAGTGATATGCTGTTTAAAATCCATCCCACCTTCTACATTGGAATGTACACTTCAAGAAAACTTGGCAGAACCAAAATCTCTAATAGCACAGTGATACAAAGCATCAATTTGATCCCAAAATTAAAACTTTAGGCAATAAGATTTTgcatttcttgattttttttccctttataCGATAGTAATTTTAGCACGCAAATGTCAATACCAGTTTCAGTAGTTGACCAACTAATTTAAGTCCCAACTATGTAACTTAAATCCACATCAAAAAGTGGTTGCTGAATTAGATGAATAAGCATATAGAAATGCACTAGTCAAGATTCGCCGTACTGAccataccgacgtaccggtgcgGTATGGTACCAGTACCGAACCGATACCGTACCGAAAGTACCACAGCGCGTGGCACTTAGTGCGTGGCTTTAGCCATGCGCTGTCTCCCATGAAGAACACCCCATACCAGTTCGAACCGACCGGTACGGGtatgtaccggtgcgaaccgagccaGTTCAAACCACACGCTGTCTCCCATGAAGAACACCCCATACCAGTGTGAACCGATCGGTACGAGtatgtaccggtgcgaaccgagccggttcgcaccgatacAGGCCATGAACCGATCGGTTCCGACCCAAATCTGGGTCGGAACCGATTTCAATAATCGTACCGTACCGGTGCCTGTCGGTACCGAtacggtacgggctgaaccgatCGGTACTGATCGGTTCAACAAACCATGGCGCTAGTATTCCCTATTTAAAAGTTAAATAACTATGAAACCTAAAGAAAAGTCCTACTTACCAAATTTACAAGCTTTAATGCTACACAAACTCCATTAAGCATTAcactaaaaaaataagaaaattttacGTTGCTCTGGACAAGGAGGCATACGACACAACCATTTTCAAAGCCAAGTGTAGAGCTATGTCCTTCACCAGTTTCAGTGTCATGTTGTGTTGACATCAATAAGATTGAGTAAACTACCAAGTTCAAGTAATATAGACAAAAGTTATTGTAGGTAACAATGAATAAGACAACTTTCTTTCAAGATCAACTAAATGTGGGCCTTCTTTAGTGCCCTCAGGGTTTATTTTTATTCCATTTCACTACTATAAAGTCCTATTGGCCAAAGGGTCTGGCcaactaaggccctgtttggcagagcatttggagggccagaaagcactttctggccctccaaatgCACTTTTAGATGGAATaagagtgtttggtaaaaaaattagaaagttgttttagctttatcagaaagctaaaatagctttttggaaaattattttgaattataattttttttttctttttggaccaaaatacctaggataaaatataataatttcagaaaataataatattaacatataatgataataattataatattttataaatttattattgtattatactataaatataatagtatattacattatatcattacattgatatgttatgttatataatatcaaattatgttatattattatgctatagtatacaatattatattactatattataataatattatattacataacAGTAAtactatactatattatatatttatgtattaatatatattatattttatgttctgttgtataatactatgcaatatcttttatggtcattttgtcatacccaaagtattttttcagtttgtttatcaaacacatattaaaatctcacagcactttagaaatgtgattaccaagcagcaaataactttttataaaagctctacttcaaaaagctctacttccgaaTCCTCTACTGCCAATAGCTCTGCGAAGCGGGGCCTAAGACAAGTGACACATCAAGTGGCACCACTCTTCTTTACTTTATATGTGCCAACACAAACAAGGATGACACAAAGTGGTCACTGCTACAGaagggcattctctctccctttgAAGTTCCTCTTAGAGCGTCTTTGGTTTTGCTTCGGCTTTGTGAAATGAGGAGAACCCTCTAGCTTCTGCTAGAAACACTTTTCTATCTTTGTCTTCTTGCATAAGCACTTTCCAGACAAGTTACCAAACtattatttctcaaaaaaaagtcCTTTTTTGCTTTAAAAGTCACTAAAAAACATTCATTAAGCAATATCCAAGCCTTCCCATGGCTCTTCAAAAGTTGGTGAATTCTATCCAGACCCCAAAAAATTCAAGTTTTTCCAGTAATGTTGCTTTGATGCATCAAAATATCTGAACCTTTTGGTTCATTAACAAGCATCCATGAACTCTTTTAATCTTGTATGTTAATCAAGTGGTTCAGTAGCTACATTGCTTAATCCAATCTATTATTTCCATGTCATAGAAAAAACAATGTAGCTCCTAATAATTCAAAAGTGAAGTatagcaaaaaaataaataaataaataagagaacctatttcattaaaatattaaatatatactTCAGTTAGGTCCGAATCTAGGTCCTTTGAACCCAAATCTACCTACATGGAACCCTAAACAGAGACCCACAAGAGCATGAATTTGGCATCTTAATGGAGTATGTTTACTTGTTGGAATGAAAGAATTCATTTTACAATTTGTGCCTTGTATCTTCTGAGCTTTTAATTAAAGGTAGATTGTGCCCACACAAAACTTCCTAAATTTTGGCCATATATGTGCATCAATAGTGGTACTTATTAGCTTTAGAGAGCGTGCATCTCGTTATTCTCAAATAATGTAACAGATAAACAAATAATTCAGCTTCTGTTTTCCATTAGAAGGAAAACAAATCCCAGCAATAATGTGGAACTGAAAAAACTAAATAAGAACTGCATTAAAGAAACATACGCCTGATAACAAAAAACGAGCATTGAACTACACAGATAGTTCAAGTTGAAATATAATTTAGAGTGCAAGAATACCTGGGCAGCTCATTATGGTGCaagcaaaatattatgaactgcAGATTGACAAAATTAAAGATATACAACCATATAAAATGGGAATTAAACGCCAAATATAGTTCATGTCAGTAAATAATTGGGCATGAATACCTGGCCAAAGAAAGAGCTAAAGAATGCAACGCATCTGCAAGACCAGCAACACCTGAAGCAGTTACACAGTTACGAAACCTTTCAAATAAACTACGCATTTTTACAGCAGTGGTACGCAGAGCATTATATTCTGAGGCCCTTCTATCAGCAGCACATTGATTAGTATGAGCTTCCTCTCTTGCTTCATGCAGGCAATTTTCCAAATGTGCACAGTTCATCTGCTTTGCAAAGTTGTAAAAGAACATCAAAAAAACCACTAACAAATGAATAGATCAAGAAATCGGGAAAATATGTAAAATTATTAATGCATAACTAAATCTAGAAATGACATGTTTGCACATGCACATTGACACTTGTGAAAGGTCCTGGTTTGGGAGTGCAGCCAAAAATACTCATGGAAGGTTATTTACGTGGAATAATATCACCACATGCAGGTACCAAGGACTCATTATGTCAAAAATCATATTAACAGGGATATAACCCATGTAAAATCATATTAACAGGGATACAATCCATGTAAAATTGTATTAACAGGGATACAACCCATGTAAAATATATAATACATGATCCACATAACCTAAAAAGAAGCTTGGGATACATACCAAGCTTGCTTGCACTATGACCTACAAAATATACTAGGTTATGGCACACATTTCTCAAGCAACCCCCCCtcccccaacacacacacacccctGCAGGGgcaaaaagggggaaaagaaagaaaagttttaCCCATTCACTCAACAGAAGACACGGCGTACTTATCAATCTCCATATGCACTTGAGAGCAGCATTAATAGGCAAATGGTCTCCCAACCAACCGCTGCCCCTGACCCaccagaataaaaaaaaaaggattctcCACCCAATGCCCTATCTAGGCCTGAAGAATTAACAGAATGATTAGAAGAAAGGAGCACCCTTGTCTCTACGCATGTCTTTAGCCTCCAAGGAGGGTCATTAGGAATAGTCAAGAAATGTTATACAGAAAAGAGCAGGAAAGTGAATAATCTGCATCAAGAATGACAATAGGTAGACGAAAATAATTACAACATTAGATTGTTGACAATCCTTACTATAAGCACAGCCTAAACGCTTATCCTTTCATCttaatcctagcaaataaataggGAGTTCAAATATTTCCCGAAGAGCAGAGAAAGAATATATaacttaaaatattaagaatactAATTTGGACAATCAAAAATAAGATAGGGACCACAAAGTAAGGTAGGACAGCTGCAAAACTATGACAAGCAAAAAGCAGTCCCTTAAACAGAGGGCAATACAAACGAGGGAGGAAAAACTTTCCAAGTTGGCATTTCATAGAAAAGATTTGAGGGCACAAACATGCATAAATCAATCCAATTCTGCCTCATTTGGTTATATGTAGCAATAACAACATCTTTGGAGCATTTAGACAGAATGCTACCTAAAATTGAATGATGCTCTGTGATTTCTATCCCAGAACATCATTTGCAACTTCTAGGAGGAATATTGCTGGAGCAGTGATTTAGGTGGGGAAGAAAAGCAATGCTCATATGATTAGTGTCAATCAGTATAAATTTTGCAGAACACTCATGCAGATGATTGCCTTTCACCAAATCCTTAtatttgcaaaaataaaaagggctaataaaaatataaacattCATAACAGGATGCACTTTTCTGCATGGATTATTTTTTACTCGACAAATAAAATCTATGCAACCGCCCTTTCAATTCTTTTTACCTGAGATTCATCAAGAAGATTTCGGCTCATTTCCAGTTCCCTTCTCAGAGAGTTGACCTCCTCCACAACAGCTTTGATTTTGATTTCAGTTTCATTCAACTTGTTTGACTTTTCTGCCAAGGCATTTTGCAAGCCCAATACATGGCTACCTCCAGCTTTTGACTCTACACTTGGTTCAGCAGCTGCTCCACAAGGTAACATGTTCAGAGGTACCCCTGAGCTCACATTAGAATCATTTGTCACAATCAATTGCAGCATCATCATTTTCGCTTCCCTGTCAATATCACCAACTTGATGTTCATCACGAGGTGGTTCCTGCATTGATGCATCCATAGCACGTTCAGAATCCACTGACTGCATATTTAGTGTGCCCAGAATATCTGCCATATTTTCATCTCCACCTTCTCCAGGTTTGCTCAGTTGTCCGGTAGTCTGATCAAGTTTTGGGTCCATCGATGCAGAAGTACAAGAAACCTCATCCATAGGCATGGTTGATATGTAAGGAATATGAGCATCCCCATCTCCATATATTTCTGACTTGAAGTCATCAACCTTTATAGCCAAAAGGATGGAATCAGAGGCATCTTTACAGGCAGAAAGCTTCTGTCCTTGCAAATACTGATCTGACAATCTCTGCTCAAGCTCTTGGATGCGTTTTTCATAAGACAAACACTGCTCCTGCTTCCTGTTTAGCAATGACTGAAGATGCTTGGCATACTCGTCCTTGCAGTTCAGAGCTTCACTTGTCTTCTCCTGTATGGTTTTCAACATATCATCCATTTGACCTTCAGTTATAAAGTCATATCCAAATTCTGCAATTTCTGCACTGAAACTACAGATTAATGCAATTTTAGAAGCAAGTTCAGCTTTTAACCATGCATTCTCAACTTCCATCTTGCTTGTTCCAGCAATATCTACTGACTCACAACCCTCAAGAAGTTCTTGAATGTCAATTCTCTCACCAGTATGCACTGGATTTTCTTGGGATTTAGCCACATTACAGCTATCACTAGGCATGCCTGAGCAACCTTTCGGTACTCCATTCCTCTCAGATTTAGAACAAGAGCCTACCAAAAACTGAGGTGCAAACCGATCCACGTCAACAACATCAATTTCCAGCAAACTTGTATCGAAAGGAGCTACATGAACATCACACTGACTTGGAGAATCAAACAATCCCATGGATGCTAAAATATCATGTGGTAAGTATTTATTCCATGTTCTGAGGAACCCCTCTCGTCTTCTTATCTCAGACTCCCTCTCAGTTGCAAGCCTTTCAGCCAACTGTCCAGCTAGACCCATGTACAACTTCGATGAAGATTTTCTCCTTGCTACTTCAGCAAGGCAAGCCCTGTATGCCTGACTGATTCCATTAACAAATTTTAGATTCTCAAATTCCTTCTCTTGATGTCCCATTACCTCTTGGAATGCATGTAGCTCATTCATCATGTCCTTGATGCTGGTCTGGACAGATTTGACCTTTTGCATGCTAACATGCACTAGCaaattcatatcattttttttagccTTACATTTATCTAGTAACTTTGATATTGTATGATCACAATTCTGCACATTTGAGAGATGACTTTTCTCATGGACATCATATATGCGACCAAGAGCCGAAACTGCATCATGAGGACGAAGGGATGGAGACAGTTGGCAGTTTGATGAATCATCCACTAGTTTCTTTGCCGTGATGACATCTTTACTGCATGCAAAGTATCCAAGATGCAACGAAAGCTTTAAATATTTATgccagaagaaaagaaaaggcatatatcaaacaaaacaaaaaggacAGCAGTTCGCACATGGACTAGGAAAAGTTCAAGCAAGATTATGTGTGCATGCCCGTGCTTGCGTCTTTGTGGGTGGGCGGGCGGATGGTGGGTGTTGGGGTGTGTGGGTGCATGCGTGCATACATTCAAACATTTCTTGAAGAAGATTGCTTTTCGATATTCTTTTACTAATCAAAATATTATTAGAGCCATCTGCTTAACCCATAGAGTCAACAGATTAAAAAAGAGTCCATTATAACATAAAATTCAGGACCAAATCCAATGGTGGTggttcaaaaatgaaaatacaAACTACTAAATATGATGTACATGGCTTAAAGTGtttgtagaaaaaaaataaacaaacaaacaaatataGAACTTTGgccataattaaaaaaaaaagaaaattaactcAATTAAGCCAACTGGAACAATGTTTAGCACAAGATTATTAACCAGGGGTCTTTAAAATGGAATGTTGCAGCATAATTTAATTTCTAGTTCCACAGAGAAGTGAATATATTAAAGGGATCATACTGACTATAATTGACTATACAAATTTTGCCCAAGCACATTGAACTCCAGAATTCTTAAAACAAACAATTAAGCAATTTTATAAGGTAACCCAAACCCATACAAGGTTGGACCAAACCATGATTCCTCTTTTGTGATCATATGCTGAAATTCTTTATGTTGGATCATATGCTGAAACTCTTTGTGCTGGCTATTTGACTGAGTTATTAATTTTAAAGAGAAGCAAATTCCATACTGATAGTATTATTACTTGAGAGTTTATCTGGTTGCATTATGTCCACTTGTATGCTTTTTCCTATGTAAACTAATACCAAATCTTTCTAAGGCAAAAGGAAATTTCCAAATATTAATAAAGCATAGATCATGATCAATATGAAAGTATACTGCATGGTAAAACGACACTAAAGGTTGCCAGACCATAAAAGGTACTGAATTAGATGAATGGCAGATTGAGAGCGGAACTATAGACTAACCTCAAAGACTGCATTGTACTTTTCTGGTCGCTAAGAATCCTTTGGTGGTCTTTAATCACTAGGTCT encodes the following:
- the LOC103722038 gene encoding autophagy-related protein 11, translated to MSSGSTVTTTTDDFVLGRKLLVHVAENGHSFEFECDGSTTVEAIQLSIEALCGVRVTDQLLLCHKTSLDPQQPLSHYKLPQDDREVFLYNKARLHASSLRPPPEAIDVSEAAIPPPPSPTQDTHPLDNATDPALKALISYERQFHYHFQLANAVYGCTRAKFEVCKRLLREQQVQVRALETARANLDHTYRKLQQRYTEFIKYFSQKHRSHSDLLANFERDVDRLRMQKLHPRFQSEARKCLLDLVKEDDLRKWADICFNSHRQFEVKVSQLKTNFWELQRRVEDLFSVMDSAACKDLDLVIKDHQRILSDQKSTMQSLSKDVITAKKLVDDSSNCQLSPSLRPHDAVSALGRIYDVHEKSHLSNVQNCDHTISKLLDKCKAKKNDMNLLVHVSMQKVKSVQTSIKDMMNELHAFQEVMGHQEKEFENLKFVNGISQAYRACLAEVARRKSSSKLYMGLAGQLAERLATERESEIRRREGFLRTWNKYLPHDILASMGLFDSPSQCDVHVAPFDTSLLEIDVVDVDRFAPQFLVGSCSKSERNGVPKGCSGMPSDSCNVAKSQENPVHTGERIDIQELLEGCESVDIAGTSKMEVENAWLKAELASKIALICSFSAEIAEFGYDFITEGQMDDMLKTIQEKTSEALNCKDEYAKHLQSLLNRKQEQCLSYEKRIQELEQRLSDQYLQGQKLSACKDASDSILLAIKVDDFKSEIYGDGDAHIPYISTMPMDEVSCTSASMDPKLDQTTGQLSKPGEGGDENMADILGTLNMQSVDSERAMDASMQEPPRDEHQVGDIDREAKMMMLQLIVTNDSNVSSGVPLNMLPCGAAAEPSVESKAGGSHVLGLQNALAEKSNKLNETEIKIKAVVEEVNSLRRELEMSRNLLDESQMNCAHLENCLHEAREEAHTNQCAADRRASEYNALRTTAVKMRSLFERFRNCVTASGVAGLADALHSLALSLASSVNEDEDDGTAEFQACIKDLAEEVSFLSQRSERCTRVEAAHGHLVRELKEKKELITSLYTKHQLEKQASKEKISLGRFEVHELAAFVLNSAGHYEAVNRNCSNYFLSEESIALFTEQHPSRPTYIIGQIVHIERRIVRPPVSMRTEHGDQVESLSSGNSNRRSPGSGAASNPYSLPVGCEYFIVTVAILPDAIHSNLS